The Burkholderiales bacterium genome has a segment encoding these proteins:
- a CDS encoding VOC family protein has translation MSSTAKNTRATVVPCLRYRDAPKAIEWLCSVFGFEKQLVVPNEDGTIAHAQLSFGNGMVILGSVSKVENEFGRLMKQPDEIGGMETQSPYLIVSDADTVYQRAMAAGARIEIEIKDEDYGGRGFSCRDLEGHLWNVGTYDPW, from the coding sequence ATGTCGAGTACCGCAAAGAACACCCGCGCCACAGTCGTTCCTTGCCTGCGCTATCGCGACGCGCCGAAGGCCATTGAATGGCTTTGTTCGGTCTTCGGTTTCGAGAAGCAGCTCGTCGTTCCAAACGAAGACGGCACGATTGCCCATGCACAGCTTAGCTTTGGAAATGGCATGGTCATACTGGGCTCCGTGTCGAAAGTCGAAAACGAGTTCGGTCGCCTGATGAAGCAGCCCGACGAGATCGGCGGCATGGAAACACAAAGCCCATACCTCATCGTGTCAGATGCCGACACGGTGTATCAACGAGCAATGGCCGCTGGTGCGAGAATCGAAATTGAAATCAAGGACGAAGACTACGGAGGTCGAGGCTTTAGCTGCCGGGATCTTGAGGGTCATTTGTGGAACGTCGGAACCTACGATCCATGGTGA